The Mesorhizobium sp. NBSH29 genome has a segment encoding these proteins:
- a CDS encoding ABC transporter permease, translating to MPDLQMAAATEAARTVTKQPRLSPINQRRWENFKANRRGYWSLWIFMVLFVLSLGAEFLANDRPLLVHFKGEFYAPIFTDYDEATFLGDEGFLPVADFRMPIVQDAVAENGWAIWPPIRYSYRTTNNEIPDAAPAKPSWLYSKDERCVRYAEGVADSNCNLGNWNWLGTDDQARDVLARVIYGFRVSVLFGLILTAASTVIGVVAGAVQGYFGGWTDLLFQRFIEIWSAIPVLYLILIISAVLPPGFFVLLGIMLAFSWVALVGVVRAEFLRARNFEYVNAARALGVPNRTIMVRHLLPNAMVATLTFLPFILNGSISTLTALDFLGFGLPPGAASLGELLKQGQRNLNAPWLAMTGFFTLSIMLSLLIFIGEATRDAFDPRKTFK from the coding sequence ATGCCGGATCTCCAGATGGCAGCCGCAACCGAGGCCGCGCGTACAGTCACCAAACAACCGCGCCTTTCGCCAATCAACCAGCGGCGCTGGGAGAACTTTAAGGCAAACCGCCGCGGCTATTGGTCGTTGTGGATTTTCATGGTGCTATTCGTGCTGTCGCTCGGCGCAGAATTCCTGGCCAATGACAGGCCGCTTCTGGTGCACTTCAAGGGCGAGTTCTACGCCCCAATCTTCACCGATTATGACGAGGCGACGTTCCTTGGCGATGAGGGCTTTTTGCCAGTCGCCGATTTTCGCATGCCAATCGTGCAGGATGCCGTTGCTGAAAACGGCTGGGCCATCTGGCCGCCGATCCGCTATTCATATCGCACCACCAACAATGAGATCCCGGACGCCGCACCCGCCAAGCCGTCATGGCTGTACAGCAAGGACGAGCGCTGCGTGCGCTATGCCGAAGGGGTGGCCGACAGCAACTGCAATCTCGGCAACTGGAACTGGCTTGGTACCGACGACCAGGCCCGCGATGTTTTGGCCCGCGTCATTTACGGGTTCCGCGTCTCGGTGCTGTTCGGGCTCATCCTCACTGCTGCCTCGACGGTGATCGGCGTTGTTGCGGGCGCTGTCCAGGGCTATTTTGGCGGCTGGACGGACCTTCTGTTCCAGCGCTTCATCGAGATCTGGTCGGCCATCCCAGTCCTCTACCTAATCCTCATCATCTCAGCCGTCTTGCCGCCGGGCTTCTTCGTGCTGCTCGGCATCATGCTGGCTTTTTCCTGGGTCGCGCTGGTGGGCGTGGTGAGGGCCGAATTTTTAAGGGCACGCAATTTCGAATATGTGAATGCGGCGCGCGCGCTCGGCGTGCCCAACCGCACGATCATGGTGCGCCATCTGTTGCCCAATGCCATGGTGGCGACGCTGACCTTCCTGCCGTTCATCCTCAACGGGTCGATCTCGACATTGACGGCACTTGATTTTCTGGGTTTCGGCCTGCCTCCGGGCGCTGCCTCGCTCGGCGAACTGCTGAAGCAGGGTCAGCGCAACCTCAATGCGCCCTGGCTCGCCATGACCGGCTTCTTCACGCTGTCGATCATGCTGTCGCTGCTGATCTTCATTGGCGAGGCGACACGCGATGCCTTTGATCCGCGCAAGACGTTCAAATGA